A genome region from Bradyrhizobium guangzhouense includes the following:
- a CDS encoding ABC transporter substrate-binding protein, whose amino-acid sequence MADQLADIMQRKELRCGTFADVPPFAAPDPKTREMVGFDVDLCRAIAKRWGVEAKISPLSVEARVPEVKLGRVDITVANLAYTLGRAEQIQFSDPYYLAKEMLAVKASDPGTKKADFKGKRLASTKGSTSELAIKLNESDPLTFVDTGSAFMAVQQNKAVGMVANTMTITKLVNESKSAGQPLKMIDEPMVLQPIGIGMKKDEPALLAKINETLLALDQAGEINQLWDKWLGPNTEFKMTRTDKVVPLGQLKFTPLP is encoded by the coding sequence ATGGCTGATCAGCTGGCCGATATCATGCAGCGCAAAGAGCTGCGCTGCGGCACCTTCGCCGACGTACCCCCGTTTGCCGCGCCCGATCCGAAAACGCGGGAGATGGTTGGCTTTGATGTCGACCTCTGCAGAGCCATTGCCAAGCGCTGGGGCGTCGAGGCGAAGATCAGCCCGCTCTCGGTCGAGGCGCGGGTGCCCGAGGTCAAGCTCGGCCGCGTCGACATCACAGTCGCCAATCTCGCCTATACGCTGGGCCGCGCCGAGCAGATCCAGTTCTCCGACCCCTATTATCTCGCCAAGGAGATGTTGGCGGTGAAGGCTTCGGATCCAGGAACCAAGAAGGCCGACTTCAAAGGTAAACGTCTGGCTTCGACCAAGGGCTCGACCTCCGAGCTCGCGATCAAGCTGAATGAGTCGGATCCCCTCACTTTCGTCGACACCGGCTCGGCTTTCATGGCCGTCCAGCAGAACAAGGCGGTCGGAATGGTGGCCAATACCATGACCATCACCAAGCTCGTCAACGAATCGAAGTCCGCTGGCCAACCGCTGAAGATGATCGATGAGCCCATGGTCTTGCAACCGATCGGCATCGGCATGAAGAAGGACGAGCCGGCGCTGCTCGCCAAGATCAACGAGACACTGCTCGCACTCGACCAGGCAGGTGAGATCAACCAGCTCTGGGACAAGTGGCTCGGCCCGAACACCGAGTTCAAGATGACCCGCACCGACAAAGTCGTGCCGCTCGGCCAACTTAAGTTCACGCCGTTGCCGTAA
- a CDS encoding LysR family transcriptional regulator, whose amino-acid sequence MTIRQLRSLAALSAKGSVTAASGHLGLTQPAVTQQLRQLQDLAGLPLVQRTGDGMQLTAAGKEVLALAERVEAAIADCQGALDLLAGRSGGAVHLGAVSTAKYFVPHAIAAFSKRYPKIEIKLTIGNRDEIRAAMHGYDLDFAVMGRPPADVHVDVRQLGRNPHIIVARRGHWLEKDRGLSLTDLVHETFLTREPGSGTRTLMEGMFQKSDLEPIIGMEMSSNETIKQAVIAGLGIAFISAHTVAHELGEGRLVVLDVAGLPIVRQWYVIRRSDKVLLPPAQAMFDFLGSEGSNYLPYLPELGGR is encoded by the coding sequence CTGACGATCAGGCAGCTGCGCTCGCTCGCGGCGCTGTCGGCCAAGGGCAGCGTGACGGCGGCCTCCGGCCATCTTGGGCTGACCCAGCCGGCCGTGACCCAGCAGCTGCGGCAACTTCAGGACCTCGCCGGCCTGCCCTTGGTGCAGCGGACCGGCGACGGCATGCAGCTGACCGCGGCGGGCAAGGAAGTGTTGGCGCTGGCCGAGCGGGTCGAGGCCGCGATCGCGGACTGCCAGGGCGCGCTCGACCTGCTCGCCGGACGGAGCGGCGGCGCGGTGCATCTCGGTGCGGTCTCGACCGCTAAATATTTCGTGCCGCATGCGATCGCGGCGTTCTCCAAGCGCTACCCCAAGATCGAGATCAAGCTGACGATTGGCAATCGCGATGAGATCCGCGCAGCCATGCACGGTTATGATCTCGACTTCGCGGTGATGGGCCGGCCACCCGCCGACGTCCACGTCGACGTGCGCCAGCTCGGCCGCAATCCGCACATCATCGTCGCCCGCAGGGGACATTGGCTGGAAAAGGACCGAGGACTCAGTCTGACCGACCTTGTGCACGAGACCTTTCTCACTCGCGAGCCGGGCTCGGGCACGCGAACACTAATGGAGGGCATGTTCCAGAAATCGGATCTCGAGCCAATCATCGGCATGGAGATGAGCAGCAACGAGACCATCAAGCAGGCTGTTATCGCCGGGCTCGGCATCGCCTTCATCTCGGCGCACACCGTCGCGCACGAGCTCGGCGAGGGCCGCCTCGTCGTGCTCGACGTCGCGGGCCTACCAATCGTGCGGCAATGGTACGTGATCCGCCGCAGTGACAAGGTCCTGCTGCCGCCGGCGCAGGCTATGTTCGATTTTCTTGGCTCTGAAGGGTCGAATTATTTGCCGTACCTACCTGAACTCGGCGGGCGCTAA